CGAGCCGTATTCCAAAAACCGATCGTCCCTATAGAATTCGACATATTCACGATGCGGACCCGCGATCTCGCTCCGCAGCTCGTTTCTGGCCTTGACGATTTTGGCCTGGTCGGACGCCGTGATCGCGCCGGCTTCCGGCTTCGGCCTTGAACGCAAGCCCATATTGATGACGTCCTCAAACAACCCCACATCCTTGACCGTGTCGAGAAGCCGCTGCTCCAGCCCCGCCGGGGTCCCGAGATGATCGAACAAGGAATAATCCACCCAGGTCTCGATCTGATCGGCTTCGCCGGCGGGCTTCCTCAGCAAGGCGTAAAGGATATTGTTCTTGATCGTGTCATTGAACAGGAAAAGGTTTTGATTGACGTAGCCGATCTTCGTCCTCAGGTCGTACAGGGGGATGGCCTCGGCCTTTTTCCCGCCGATCGCGATATTCCCGCCGAGGGGCTTATAGATCGTCCCCAACAGAGCGGCCGTCAAGCTCTTGCCGGATCCGGACGGCCCGACCAAAGCGACTTTTTTGCCGAAGGGAGCGGCAAAATTGATGTCGTTCAACAGCATTTGATCGGCCGTGAAGCCGAACTGAACCTGGTCGAATTGGATGTCCCCCACGGCCGCCGCCGGGCCTTCCTCTGGTGCGAAGATGCCGGCTTCAGACTCCGAGCGGAAATATTCGTCGAGCTTGTCGAGGCGCACGCTGACCTGGCGCCATTCCGTAATGAAGTTCATGATGGCGACGAGCTGATTGTACAAAATATTGACTACGACAATGGCCGCCACCAGCGTCCCCGGCGCCAGGTCGCCCTTCAGACAGAGGCTCCCGCCGTACAGATAGAGCGAGACCGGAGCCAGCCGCATGATGGTTTTGATCAAGGCATCCAAGCCACCGGAGGTTTTGGCCATGTGGAAGTTTCGATCCACCGATTCCCGGATCTTCTTCTTCAGCCGCGATTCCTCGAAAAAATAGGTCTGACTGGCGCGAACATCCGCGATGCCGCCGAAAACCTCCTGAAAGTGGCCGGTCAGGTTCCCGGCGCTGTTGATGCTCTCCGCCGTCAGCTTCTGGATCCTTCGGTTGAACTTCGGAAGAATGATCAGGTAAAGAGGAATGAAGAGGATGCCGACGAACGCCAGCCTGGCATTCAGCCTGAACAAATAGACGCCGTAGAAGATGGTCATGAATATCTTGATCATCGGCTGCATGAACATTTTCGCGAAAAAGCTGCCGATCGTTCCGGCTTCATTCATGATTCGGTTGATGATCTGCCCGATCGGATTCTTATTGAAAAAATCCTGGGGCAGCTGGAGAAGATGATTGAAAAGCCTGACCCGGAGATCGCTGATAAAAGCCTGGCTGAAGCGCGAGTAGATGACCGTCAATCCATACTCGCCGGCCCCGCTCGCAAGCGCGGCCGCCAGCAAAACAAGACCATAGGTGAGGAGCCGCGGCCCCCCCCCCGTTCCGTCGGAGGCCGGCTTCGAAATCAGGTTGATGATGCGGCGGCCGATTTCCGTCTCGGCGATCCCTATCCAGATAACGGTGACGGCGATCAACAGCATCAAAATCAAAGCGACCTTATATTTCTTGAGCAGCTCCCTCAAAATCTTACTTTTCATGATTGGCCACTCCCTCTCTCCACATGCCGACCTCCCCTTTAGGGCCGTCTGACCGGCCGCCCGATCGTTTCGTCTCCGGGCCGGCCCGATACGATCCAGGCCCCGGCCTCCGCGTCCCTCCGGCGATGAAAGGCCTTCGGCGTCTGGACGCTGATCTCGCGCCTTTCCGGAGACGATTCGGCCGCCCTCGCGATCGTCCGGACCTCGTCGGCCGTAAAGCCCGCGTTCCGGAGCGTCCCGGCCAGTTCCCCCTCGAGATATGCCCGGCCTTTGAGAGCAGCAAGCTTTTCGGCGTTGATCCGGCCTTTCAGCGTCCCGAGGGTACGATCGGTGATGACGATCCACGATTTCACGAACGGGGGAACGATGCCTCTCGTCTTCGGGCTCTCCGGGAGCCGGGGCACTATAGAAGCGGCATAGTCAAGCCAAGCCCCCACCAGAAGCCGGCCGCCCTCCCGGGGCGCCTCGGAAAAGCCTTGCCGAAGGGCATAGGTCAGGAGTCCATGGCCGAGGCTTTCCATCTCGACAGCGAACTGATCGCTCTGGGAGGCCGTGAGGATCTCCATCCCCTTCTCCCAGGCCAGCTGGGCGATGCTCCGGGAATTCATGGGTCCCACTCGCCACTCATCCGCCTCGAGCACCTGACCCGATCGGCAGGCGTCGATGATGAGAGCGATCTGCCGCGCCTGCAGGCCGCCCTTCCCTTCGCACCCCGTAAGAATCTCCTGCAGGTCCTTGTCGCTGACGCCTCGGGCGCACAAATCCCTCAAAGGCGCATTTTTCCGGCCGCCCAGGTCGTGCGGGAGAAAGTAGAACGTTTTATCGAAGATCGCGCCGTGGCCGGAATAGGTGATGATGACCGAGTCTTCGGGCTCGATCGTCTTGACCAGGTCCTTCAGCGCCGCAAGCATGCCCGCTCGGGTGGCCTTTTCGTCGAGCAGGAGGCGCGTGACGATGCGGTCCGCGGGGAAGGGCAGGTTCTTCTTCAACGCGGCCGCGAGATCGTCCGCGTCTTGGACGGCATAGCCAAGATTCAAGCGCTCGAGCGAGTAGCG
This is a stretch of genomic DNA from Candidatus Aminicenantes bacterium. It encodes these proteins:
- a CDS encoding ABC transporter transmembrane domain-containing protein; translated protein: MKSKILRELLKKYKVALILMLLIAVTVIWIGIAETEIGRRIINLISKPASDGTGGGPRLLTYGLVLLAAALASGAGEYGLTVIYSRFSQAFISDLRVRLFNHLLQLPQDFFNKNPIGQIINRIMNEAGTIGSFFAKMFMQPMIKIFMTIFYGVYLFRLNARLAFVGILFIPLYLIILPKFNRRIQKLTAESINSAGNLTGHFQEVFGGIADVRASQTYFFEESRLKKKIRESVDRNFHMAKTSGGLDALIKTIMRLAPVSLYLYGGSLCLKGDLAPGTLVAAIVVVNILYNQLVAIMNFITEWRQVSVRLDKLDEYFRSESEAGIFAPEEGPAAAVGDIQFDQVQFGFTADQMLLNDINFAAPFGKKVALVGPSGSGKSLTAALLGTIYKPLGGNIAIGGKKAEAIPLYDLRTKIGYVNQNLFLFNDTIKNNILYALLRKPAGEADQIETWVDYSLFDHLGTPAGLEQRLLDTVKDVGLFEDVINMGLRSRPKPEAGAITASDQAKIVKARNELRSEIAGPHREYVEFYRDDRFLEYGSIFENIVFCPTAAITERFGSGRRFCRERLQDGLKAKGLWEKLFQIGLRLARTDHLLLEKLAKEKSPLLDYIEFDPKQIESRRKINARLPLGGDAGARIEPVDPALVEEIIELALTHCPGQSKEQVLDETMRAEILSLRPDVKRCLSEKSKGEIEFFDEAAFNPFLSLLENIVFGNIDPLRKKANEEIQALVRKLVQEAGLESLAVKLGLEFNVGERGAKLSGGQRQKVVIARILLKNPSVLILDEATAALDMASQARINDLVAEKYRDKTVISIAHRLNIIKDYDEILVFDKGRIVEQGTFEDLMKKGGLFNNLYQGSN